Proteins co-encoded in one Rhizobium sp. NZLR1 genomic window:
- a CDS encoding carboxymuconolactone decarboxylase family protein has translation MIKRLNFIAHKNSGVDGLVAVEAWIAKSFDPKLLELVKVRVSQMNGCAHCLHMHRQDALKLGETDDRLLLLNAWRESQLFTQRERAALAWAEALTEIAKSHAPDNVYEEAHSNFSDDELVALSIGIAMINAWNRLAIGFRLQHPADHKRIAA, from the coding sequence ATGATCAAGCGTTTGAACTTCATAGCCCATAAGAACAGCGGCGTTGACGGTCTGGTCGCCGTCGAAGCCTGGATCGCCAAGAGCTTCGACCCGAAGCTGCTCGAACTTGTCAAAGTGCGCGTTTCCCAGATGAACGGATGCGCTCACTGCCTGCATATGCACCGTCAGGACGCCCTGAAGCTCGGCGAAACGGACGACCGGCTGCTGCTTCTGAATGCGTGGCGCGAGTCGCAGCTCTTCACCCAACGGGAGCGGGCCGCCCTCGCCTGGGCCGAGGCGCTCACAGAAATCGCGAAAAGCCATGCGCCTGATAATGTTTATGAAGAGGCGCATAGCAATTTTTCGGATGACGAACTCGTGGCCCTTTCGATCGGCATTGCGATGATCAACGCCTGGAACAGGCTGGCGATCGGCTTCCGGCTTCAGCACCCCGCGGATCACAAGCGCATCGCCGCCTGA
- a CDS encoding thiolase family protein: protein MSYAYQPDEDWQPVVVAAYRTPIGRAFGSLSTVAAEDLLAPIIRRILSETAIAPDVIDDVLVGNAAGGGGNIARLAALAAGLPMAVPGVTIDRQCGSGLEAIIMAARLIQAKAGCCFLAGGVESVSTAPWRVERPKANGALPRFYGRARFSPDAVGDPEMGIAAENVARQFGISRQRQDEFALRSHQLAAAAADAGIFRPEIVEISTGHGLVERDECPRPSTSLKALANLRPVFLPGGSVTAGNACPVNDGACLVLVMSRGMAKSLGIDKGLAFIDSAAAGVDPNLLGIGPVASTKKLFQRQPGLSLAAVDAIEFNEAFAAQVLASLDQLEVSADAVNSNGGAIALGHPFGASGAILVTRLYSQLIRAHKSGSAAGATGLAMIGIGGGIGLTAMFETATLS from the coding sequence TTGTCCTACGCCTATCAGCCTGACGAGGATTGGCAGCCGGTCGTGGTTGCCGCTTACCGCACGCCGATCGGGCGGGCTTTCGGATCGCTTTCGACAGTTGCGGCGGAAGACCTGCTCGCGCCGATCATCCGTCGGATCCTTTCCGAAACGGCAATTGCGCCCGACGTTATAGACGACGTCCTGGTCGGTAACGCCGCCGGCGGTGGTGGCAACATCGCGCGGCTGGCGGCACTCGCCGCAGGGCTGCCCATGGCGGTTCCGGGTGTGACGATCGACCGGCAATGCGGTTCAGGCCTGGAAGCGATCATCATGGCCGCCCGCCTGATCCAGGCGAAAGCGGGCTGCTGCTTTCTGGCCGGCGGCGTCGAGAGCGTCAGCACCGCGCCATGGCGTGTCGAACGACCAAAAGCCAATGGGGCACTACCGCGCTTTTATGGGCGCGCCCGGTTTTCGCCTGATGCCGTCGGCGATCCTGAGATGGGAATTGCCGCCGAAAACGTCGCCCGTCAATTCGGCATATCGCGGCAGAGACAGGATGAATTCGCGCTCCGCAGTCACCAGCTCGCCGCCGCGGCGGCCGATGCCGGCATCTTTCGGCCCGAGATCGTCGAAATCTCCACCGGCCACGGACTGGTCGAACGCGACGAATGCCCGCGCCCATCCACATCGCTCAAGGCGCTCGCAAACCTCCGGCCGGTCTTTCTCCCCGGCGGTTCGGTGACAGCAGGCAATGCCTGCCCTGTGAATGACGGCGCCTGCCTGGTGCTGGTCATGAGCCGCGGGATGGCGAAAAGTCTCGGCATCGACAAGGGCCTCGCCTTCATCGACAGCGCGGCGGCCGGTGTCGACCCCAACCTGCTTGGCATCGGTCCGGTTGCCTCGACCAAAAAGCTCTTTCAGCGTCAGCCCGGGCTCTCGCTCGCCGCCGTCGATGCCATCGAATTCAACGAGGCTTTCGCGGCCCAGGTTCTGGCATCGCTGGATCAACTCGAAGTTTCCGCGGACGCGGTCAACAGCAATGGCGGCGCCATTGCCTTGGGTCATCCGTTCGGCGCATCCGGTGCAATCCTCGTCACCCGGCTCTACAGCCAGCTGATCCGCGCCCATAAAAGCGGCTCAGCTGCCGGCGCGACCGGCCTGGCAATGATCGGCATCGGCGGCGGCATCGGGCTGACCGCCATGTTCGAGACCGCCACGCTTTCCTGA
- a CDS encoding AMP-binding protein, producing the protein MPIHAQLLRHATERPDKPALAIDGRSLRYGELSLRAKAIYGFLQELPHSTRRTLDLPGVEKLAALSLGNHIGFAEYFIAATAWPHAAAVIDPMMPPERIERIIERLAPDVLIVDDEASPSAEIGRRLGISVITAGAEPFDFTETEGDLPDDAEGIFLIGFTSGTTAEPKAYYRSRGQWRRSLDRGRVIFELEDAPSTMCPGALAHGLALYAMVEALDAGATFHSVGKWDAAGVARTLSSEEIERLVAVPTHIAGISRAWAAKPALTSLRDVLTAGAKLDVNGVESMRRLFPKARIREYYGASEIGFMTVSTLVGGAVDFPIDRVGQAYPGVEISIRDPDENNVGTDVPGTIFVRSDLIADGYLWGDDGQAFRVTEAGATVGDLGELDENGMLRVIGRAGGMMISGGNNVYPAEVESALKACPGVDDAVVFGLPDAYYGQRIVAVVSGEATDPKILADYCADKLVRYKIPRQFYHIGSWPMTSSGKIARGHVETAVISGDDLVLRLSA; encoded by the coding sequence ATGCCGATCCATGCGCAGCTTCTTCGACATGCAACGGAAAGGCCTGACAAGCCGGCCCTGGCGATCGACGGCCGCTCCCTGCGCTACGGCGAACTCTCTTTACGCGCCAAGGCGATTTACGGTTTTCTCCAGGAATTGCCGCACTCGACCCGCCGCACGCTCGATCTGCCCGGCGTGGAGAAACTTGCGGCCCTCAGCCTTGGCAACCACATCGGCTTTGCCGAATATTTCATCGCCGCCACCGCCTGGCCGCATGCCGCCGCGGTCATCGACCCGATGATGCCGCCGGAAAGGATCGAGCGCATCATCGAGCGGCTGGCGCCCGACGTGCTCATCGTCGACGACGAGGCGAGCCCGAGCGCCGAGATCGGCCGCAGGCTCGGCATATCAGTCATCACCGCCGGAGCGGAGCCCTTCGATTTCACCGAGACGGAAGGCGATCTGCCTGATGATGCCGAGGGCATCTTCCTGATCGGCTTTACCTCAGGCACGACAGCCGAGCCGAAAGCCTATTATCGCTCGCGCGGGCAATGGCGCCGGAGCCTTGATCGCGGACGCGTCATTTTCGAACTCGAAGATGCTCCGTCCACCATGTGCCCCGGCGCCCTGGCGCATGGGTTGGCGCTTTACGCCATGGTCGAAGCCTTGGATGCCGGCGCCACCTTCCATTCGGTCGGGAAATGGGATGCCGCTGGCGTCGCCCGCACCCTCTCTTCCGAAGAGATCGAACGGCTGGTCGCCGTGCCCACCCATATAGCCGGCATATCAAGGGCCTGGGCCGCCAAACCGGCTCTGACATCCCTGCGCGATGTCCTGACCGCCGGCGCAAAATTGGACGTGAACGGGGTCGAATCCATGCGCCGTCTTTTTCCGAAGGCGCGCATAAGGGAATATTACGGCGCATCCGAAATCGGTTTCATGACGGTCTCGACGCTCGTCGGCGGCGCGGTCGATTTTCCGATCGATCGGGTGGGACAAGCCTATCCCGGCGTGGAAATTTCCATTCGCGACCCTGATGAAAACAACGTCGGGACCGATGTGCCGGGAACCATATTCGTCAGGAGCGACCTGATCGCCGACGGCTATCTCTGGGGTGACGACGGTCAGGCATTCCGGGTCACCGAGGCGGGAGCGACGGTCGGGGACCTCGGCGAACTCGATGAAAACGGCATGCTGCGGGTGATCGGCAGGGCAGGCGGCATGATGATATCCGGCGGCAATAATGTTTATCCCGCCGAAGTCGAAAGCGCCCTAAAAGCTTGCCCGGGGGTCGACGATGCCGTCGTCTTCGGGCTGCCGGATGCCTATTACGGCCAGCGGATCGTCGCGGTCGTGTCGGGAGAGGCGACAGATCCAAAAATCCTGGCCGATTATTGCGCGGATAAGCTCGTCAGGTACAAGATCCCCAGGCAATTCTACCATATCGGATCCTGGCCGATGACGAGCAGCGGCAAGATTGCCAGGGGGCACGTGGAAACGGCTGTGATCTCGGGAGACGATCTTGTCCTACGCCTATCAGCCTGA
- a CDS encoding thioesterase family protein, whose product MSVDDRPLASFRVSMRDIDIYGHVHNSVYLDYCEDAVVEFLRHRQILSHFRHTSSGVAYHVKKAEITFHNPIDVDDVVEAKVAVEKIGRTSLSFALELFRRRDGAHCASAGLVWVCVGLSDSRPTPIPDATRAALG is encoded by the coding sequence ATGAGTGTTGACGACAGGCCTTTAGCATCCTTCCGGGTGTCGATGCGAGACATCGACATCTATGGTCATGTCCATAACTCGGTTTACCTCGACTATTGCGAGGATGCTGTCGTCGAGTTCCTGCGGCACCGGCAAATTCTCAGCCACTTCCGCCACACCTCCTCGGGTGTGGCCTATCACGTGAAGAAGGCGGAGATCACCTTTCACAACCCCATCGACGTCGATGATGTCGTCGAGGCCAAGGTGGCTGTCGAGAAAATCGGGCGCACGAGCCTCTCCTTTGCGCTCGAACTGTTTCGCCGGCGCGATGGCGCTCACTGCGCCTCGGCCGGGCTCGTCTGGGTCTGCGTCGGCCTCTCCGACAGCCGCCCGACGCCAATTCCCGACGCCACCAGGGCCGCTTTAGGCTGA
- a CDS encoding zinc-dependent alcohol dehydrogenase family protein yields MQYQAVVRKIGPAQDVVEIERTALPTLRRDQVRVRLLARSINPSDIITISGAYAGRTTLPFIPGFEAFGVVEACGEEVHGLSPGTRVLPVRSAGGWQEFKDTDPSWCLRVPEALSDFEAATSYVNPMTAWLMLHEKIGLRPGMRIAVNAAASSIGSILIGLANAGGVEPVAIVRSEQSLQRLHGRLEAVIIDRANGDLAAGLAGRHGLDAVLDCVGGARAGLLADALRPGGHFVHYGLLSGQSIPNSFWASHPDMTFSFFHLREWVHSEAMGDVQHAYCDVAAQIASKIIATEVREVFPLENIRQALQSALPFRTGGKVLLA; encoded by the coding sequence ATGCAATATCAGGCGGTCGTGCGAAAAATCGGGCCGGCCCAGGATGTCGTCGAGATCGAACGGACCGCACTGCCGACGCTGCGGCGCGATCAGGTCCGGGTGCGCCTGCTCGCGCGTTCGATCAATCCGTCCGATATCATCACCATTTCAGGCGCCTATGCGGGGCGGACGACCTTGCCGTTCATCCCCGGCTTCGAAGCCTTCGGCGTGGTCGAAGCGTGCGGCGAGGAGGTTCATGGCCTTTCCCCGGGAACGCGTGTACTGCCGGTGCGCAGCGCCGGTGGATGGCAGGAGTTCAAGGATACCGATCCCAGCTGGTGTCTCCGTGTGCCGGAGGCGCTCTCCGACTTCGAAGCCGCGACGAGCTACGTCAACCCGATGACGGCCTGGCTGATGCTGCACGAGAAGATCGGGCTGAGGCCGGGCATGCGCATCGCCGTCAATGCCGCCGCCTCTTCGATCGGATCGATATTGATCGGCTTGGCAAATGCCGGCGGCGTGGAACCGGTGGCGATCGTCCGCAGCGAACAATCCCTCCAGCGCCTCCACGGTCGTCTCGAGGCCGTGATCATCGACAGGGCGAACGGCGACCTGGCCGCGGGGCTTGCCGGCCGGCATGGGCTCGACGCGGTACTCGACTGCGTCGGCGGCGCCCGCGCCGGCCTGCTCGCCGACGCGCTACGGCCGGGCGGGCACTTCGTGCATTACGGCCTGCTCTCAGGCCAAAGCATCCCGAATTCCTTCTGGGCCTCCCATCCCGATATGACTTTTTCGTTTTTCCATCTCCGCGAATGGGTTCATTCCGAAGCCATGGGCGACGTCCAGCACGCCTATTGCGACGTGGCGGCGCAGATCGCCTCGAAGATCATCGCGACCGAGGTGCGGGAGGTTTTTCCCTTGGAAAATATCCGCCAGGCGCTGCAATCCGCCCTTCCCTTCCGGACGGGCGGTAAGGTGCTGCTCGCCTGA
- a CDS encoding SgcJ/EcaC family oxidoreductase codes for MRMIIAAALVLGFVQVQSAAAAETATCAPVSEEEVAKLFDRWNTSLATLSPQEVAKNYSEDSVLLATLSDKPRLTQAERIDYFEHFLAKEPKGHIDSRDIKTGCNWAVDTGTYTFALKDGSKVPARYTYTYEFKDGTWLITSHHSSMMPEK; via the coding sequence ATGCGTATGATCATCGCTGCCGCCCTCGTCCTCGGTTTCGTTCAGGTCCAGTCGGCGGCAGCGGCCGAAACGGCGACTTGCGCGCCAGTCAGCGAGGAGGAAGTGGCAAAGCTTTTCGACCGCTGGAATACGTCGCTGGCGACGCTGAGCCCGCAGGAAGTCGCAAAGAACTATAGCGAGGATTCCGTGCTTCTCGCCACCCTGTCCGACAAACCTCGCCTGACCCAGGCGGAACGGATCGATTATTTCGAGCACTTCCTGGCGAAGGAGCCCAAGGGCCACATCGACAGCCGCGACATCAAGACCGGCTGCAACTGGGCAGTCGATACCGGCACCTATACATTCGCGCTGAAGGACGGTTCGAAGGTGCCGGCCCGCTATACCTACACCTATGAGTTCAAGGATGGCACCTGGCTGATCACCTCGCACCACTCGTCGATGATGCCGGAGAAGTAA
- the vapB gene encoding type II toxin-antitoxin system VapB family antitoxin — translation MPQYARVFQSGNSQAVRLPKEFRFDVDQVEVTREGDAIILRPRTDHGRRWASLQSALERGFSDDFMAEGRGQPEDQERPGLQDLFK, via the coding sequence ATGCCGCAATATGCACGAGTGTTTCAATCCGGCAATTCACAAGCGGTTCGTCTGCCGAAGGAATTCCGTTTCGACGTTGACCAGGTAGAAGTGACGCGGGAAGGCGATGCCATAATCCTGCGGCCGCGGACCGATCACGGCAGGCGCTGGGCGTCGTTGCAGAGCGCCTTGGAGCGCGGCTTCAGTGACGATTTCATGGCGGAAGGACGCGGGCAGCCGGAGGATCAGGAGAGGCCTGGGCTACAGGACCTGTTCAAGTGA
- a CDS encoding type II toxin-antitoxin system VapC family toxin yields the protein MITHLVDTNAVIALIGRKSDILLSRVIESDEGSIGLSTIVMHELYYGAYGSAKISYNLETLRLFMADFPAIGFEREDALAAGEIRAALAAKGRPIGPYDVLIAAQAKARDLFVITNNVGEFRRVDGLRVEDWMVGR from the coding sequence GTGATCACCCATCTCGTCGACACCAATGCAGTGATCGCTTTGATCGGCCGGAAGTCCGACATACTCTTGAGCCGCGTGATTGAGAGCGACGAGGGATCGATCGGACTGTCGACGATCGTGATGCACGAGCTTTATTACGGCGCCTATGGGAGCGCGAAAATTTCCTACAATCTTGAGACCCTGCGCCTGTTCATGGCGGATTTCCCAGCCATTGGTTTCGAACGCGAGGATGCGCTGGCCGCCGGCGAGATCCGCGCGGCATTGGCGGCAAAGGGAAGGCCAATCGGTCCCTACGATGTTCTGATCGCCGCCCAGGCGAAGGCCCGGGATCTGTTTGTCATTACCAACAATGTCGGGGAGTTCCGGCGCGTGGATGGCTTGCGCGTCGAGGATTGGATGGTCGGGCGGTAG
- the katG gene encoding catalase/peroxidase HPI: protein MDNPADSTGKCPVAHHKAPAARSNRDWWPNQLNVQILHHNSGRADPLGQAFDYAEEFKKLDLEALKEDLHALMTDSQDWWPADFGHYGGLFIRMAWHSAGTYRITDGRGGAGQGQQRFAPLNSWPDNANLDKARRLLWPIKQKYGNRISWADLLILTGNVALESMGFETFGFAGGRADVWEPEELFWGPEGTWLGDERYSGERQLAEPLGAVQMGLIYVNPEGPGGNPDPIASARDIRETFARMAMNDEETVALIAGGHTFGKTHGAGDPSLIGAEPEGGAIEDQGLGWKSSFGSGVGKDAITAGLEVTWSQTPTKWSNYFFENLFAFEWELTKSPAGAHQWQAKNAAASIPDAYDASKKHLPTMLTSDLALRFDPVYEKISRRFLENPDQFADAFARAWFKLTHRDMGPKVRYLGPEVPAEDLIWQDVIPAVDHPLVDDKDIAELKAKVLTTGLSVQELVSTAWASASTFRGSDKRGGANGARIRLAPQKDWDVNQPAQLTKVLGVLEGIQKDFNAAQTGGKKISLADLIVLAGAAGVEKAAAAGGHPVSVPFTPGRTDASQEQTDAASFAALEPRIDGFRNYVNGKRLQFMKPEEALVDRAQLLTLTGPEMTVLVGGLRVLKAGTPDHGVFTSGPETLTNDFFVNLLDMATQWSPAAGKEGVYEGRDRNTNAVKWTGTRVDLIFGSHSQLRAFAEVYGQSDAKEKFVRDFVAAWTKVMNADRFDLV, encoded by the coding sequence ATGGACAACCCCGCTGACAGCACAGGCAAATGTCCTGTTGCGCATCACAAGGCTCCAGCCGCCCGGTCGAACCGTGACTGGTGGCCGAACCAGCTGAACGTGCAGATTCTTCACCACAACTCCGGCCGCGCCGACCCGCTCGGCCAAGCCTTCGATTATGCCGAGGAGTTCAAGAAGCTCGATCTCGAGGCGCTGAAGGAGGATCTTCATGCGCTGATGACGGATTCGCAGGATTGGTGGCCGGCCGACTTCGGACATTACGGCGGCCTGTTCATCCGCATGGCCTGGCACAGCGCCGGCACCTACCGCATCACCGACGGCCGCGGCGGCGCCGGCCAGGGCCAGCAGCGTTTTGCGCCGCTCAACAGCTGGCCTGACAATGCCAACCTCGACAAGGCCCGCCGCCTGCTGTGGCCGATCAAGCAGAAATACGGCAACCGCATCTCCTGGGCCGACCTTCTGATCCTCACCGGCAACGTCGCCTTGGAATCCATGGGCTTCGAGACCTTCGGCTTTGCCGGCGGCCGTGCCGACGTGTGGGAGCCCGAGGAACTGTTCTGGGGTCCTGAGGGAACCTGGCTGGGCGACGAGCGCTACAGCGGTGAACGCCAGCTGGCAGAGCCACTCGGCGCCGTGCAGATGGGTCTCATCTACGTCAATCCGGAAGGCCCTGGCGGCAATCCCGATCCGATCGCTTCGGCGCGCGACATCCGCGAAACCTTTGCCCGCATGGCGATGAACGACGAAGAGACCGTGGCGCTGATCGCCGGCGGCCACACCTTTGGCAAGACGCATGGCGCAGGCGATCCGTCCCTTATCGGCGCCGAGCCGGAAGGCGGCGCGATCGAGGATCAGGGCCTCGGCTGGAAGAGCTCGTTCGGCAGCGGCGTCGGCAAGGATGCCATCACCGCCGGTCTGGAAGTGACTTGGTCGCAGACGCCGACCAAGTGGAGCAACTACTTCTTCGAAAACCTCTTCGCTTTCGAGTGGGAACTGACGAAGAGCCCGGCCGGCGCGCATCAGTGGCAGGCCAAGAACGCCGCCGCCTCCATTCCGGATGCCTATGATGCCTCGAAGAAACATCTGCCGACCATGCTGACCAGCGACCTGGCACTGCGTTTCGATCCGGTCTACGAGAAGATCTCGCGCCGCTTCCTCGAAAATCCAGATCAGTTCGCCGACGCCTTCGCCCGCGCCTGGTTCAAGCTGACCCACCGCGACATGGGACCGAAGGTCCGTTACCTCGGCCCTGAAGTGCCGGCCGAAGACCTGATCTGGCAGGATGTGATCCCGGCCGTCGATCATCCGCTGGTCGACGACAAGGACATCGCCGAGCTGAAGGCAAAGGTGCTGACAACCGGTCTTAGCGTGCAGGAACTGGTCTCGACCGCCTGGGCGTCGGCCTCGACCTTCCGCGGTTCCGACAAGCGCGGCGGCGCCAATGGCGCGCGCATCCGCCTTGCCCCGCAGAAGGACTGGGACGTCAACCAGCCGGCACAGCTCACCAAGGTGCTCGGCGTTCTTGAAGGCATCCAGAAGGACTTCAACGCTGCCCAGACCGGCGGCAAGAAGATCTCGCTCGCCGACCTGATCGTTCTCGCCGGTGCTGCCGGTGTGGAGAAAGCGGCAGCCGCCGGGGGTCATCCCGTCAGCGTGCCGTTTACGCCGGGCCGCACGGATGCATCGCAGGAACAGACCGATGCTGCCTCCTTCGCTGCCCTTGAACCGCGCATCGACGGCTTCCGCAACTATGTGAACGGCAAGCGCCTGCAGTTCATGAAGCCGGAGGAAGCCTTGGTGGATCGCGCCCAGCTTCTGACGCTGACTGGACCCGAAATGACGGTCCTCGTCGGCGGCCTGCGAGTCCTGAAAGCCGGCACGCCCGATCATGGCGTCTTCACCTCCGGCCCGGAAACGCTGACGAACGACTTCTTCGTCAACCTGCTCGACATGGCCACGCAGTGGTCGCCCGCAGCTGGCAAAGAAGGCGTTTACGAAGGCCGCGACCGCAATACGAACGCAGTCAAGTGGACCGGCACCCGCGTCGACCTGATCTTCGGCTCGCATTCGCAGCTTCGCGCCTTTGCCGAAGTCTACGGCCAATCCGACGCCAAGGAGAAGTTCGTGAGAGACTTCGTCGCGGCCTGGACCAAGGTCATGAACGCCGACCGTTTCGACCTCGTCTGA
- a CDS encoding hydrogen peroxide-inducible genes activator, which yields MKNLTLKQLRYFEALARDGRFRRAADACAISQPALSMQIKELEQELGSALFERSAREVKLTAFGQTFALKVRAILRGVDELGELARASSDSFLTRLRIGIIPTIAPYLLPVIINDLNKTFAGIQIEVRETQTAKLVQELTQGQLDTAIVALPVSEPSLTELELFKEEFVLVRRPEDEGKPVPEREALREMRLLLLEEGHCFRDQALSFCKIGSARPREVMEGSSLSTLVQMVSAGIGITLIPEMAVPVETRSAHVSISRFQSPQPSRTIGMVWRNSTPMAKQLLQVSEAVRRSADIMRERQVAR from the coding sequence ATGAAGAACCTGACCTTGAAACAGCTGCGTTATTTTGAAGCCCTGGCGAGGGATGGCCGCTTCCGGCGCGCTGCCGACGCCTGCGCCATCTCCCAGCCGGCACTCTCAATGCAGATCAAAGAACTTGAGCAGGAGTTGGGCAGCGCGCTTTTCGAGCGCAGCGCGCGTGAAGTAAAGCTGACGGCCTTCGGCCAGACCTTCGCTCTCAAGGTCCGCGCGATCCTGCGCGGCGTGGACGAGCTGGGGGAGCTGGCGCGCGCCTCCAGCGACTCCTTCCTGACGCGGCTGCGCATCGGTATCATACCGACCATCGCGCCTTATCTGCTGCCGGTCATCATAAACGATCTGAACAAAACTTTCGCCGGAATTCAGATCGAGGTGCGCGAGACGCAGACGGCAAAGCTTGTTCAGGAGCTTACCCAAGGCCAGTTGGACACGGCAATCGTCGCCTTGCCCGTGTCGGAACCGTCGCTGACCGAGCTCGAGCTCTTCAAGGAAGAATTCGTGTTGGTGCGGCGGCCAGAAGACGAGGGCAAGCCGGTGCCCGAACGCGAGGCGCTGCGCGAAATGCGGTTGCTGCTGCTGGAAGAAGGCCATTGCTTCCGCGACCAGGCCTTGTCGTTCTGCAAGATCGGGTCGGCCCGCCCCCGGGAAGTCATGGAAGGCAGCTCGCTCTCCACCCTGGTCCAGATGGTCAGCGCCGGCATCGGCATCACATTGATCCCGGAGATGGCGGTTCCTGTGGAAACGCGCTCGGCGCACGTTTCGATCTCCCGCTTCCAGTCTCCGCAGCCGTCGCGAACGATCGGCATGGTCTGGCGCAATTCGACCCCCATGGCCAAACAGCTCCTGCAGGTCTCCGAGGCGGTTCGCCGGTCGGCCGACATTATGCGCGAACGACAGGTCGCACGGTGA